In Ursus arctos isolate Adak ecotype North America unplaced genomic scaffold, UrsArc2.0 scaffold_3, whole genome shotgun sequence, one DNA window encodes the following:
- the TAS2R16 gene encoding LOW QUALITY PROTEIN: taste receptor type 2 member 16 (The sequence of the model RefSeq protein was modified relative to this genomic sequence to represent the inferred CDS: inserted 3 bases in 2 codons; deleted 2 bases in 1 codon) has translation MVPLQLTGFFVILWVLESLTAIVQSNSIFAVLGXEWVPARGLSSSMDLTLTCLGICCFCLQWVSVRNNCCSNFNPNYVFCYLLVTWEFTNXSYWLTSLPAVFHCVKVSSLTHPSFLWLRRRILRFVPWLLLDSLLISCVSIPFSAVRNYMNGHLVTMGHFSTNSTRVERLKTFHLYFTISYAMVTLVIPFLLFLASTVLLMASLFQPVEQKRHSTGHYSSSVETHATALSSLAIFLISFTSYLLTLLISIMNISLDKRSWFWAWEAVIYAIVSIHSRSLMLSSPKLKEVLKIRGWGLEAAWGTGYNKTSGQMGIGIDTTKAKNQHCSYSPPCDSDTP, from the exons ATGGTGCCCCTCCAACTCACTGGCTTCTTCGTAATCCTCTGGGTGCTTGAATCGTTGACAGCAATTGTGCAGAGCAACTCAATTTTTGCAGTGCTGGG AGAGTGGGTGCCGGCCAGAGGGCTGTCATCATCGATGGACTTGACTCTCACCTGCCTGGGTATCTGCTGCTTCTGTCTACAGTGGGTGTCCGTGCGGAACAACTGTTGCTCCAATTTTAACCCTAactatgtattttgttatttattggtCACCTGGGAGTTTACTA ACTCTTACTGGTTAACCAGCTTGCCTGCTGTCTTCCACTGTGTCAAAGTCTCCTCCCTAACCCACCCCAGCTTCCTCTGGCTGAGGCGGAGAATTTTGAGGTTCGTTCCTTGGCTGTTGCTGGATTCTCTGTTGATTTCTTGTGTGTCAATCCCCTTCTCAGCTGTTAGGAATTATATGAATGGGCACTTAGTCACCATGGGGCATTTCTCTACAAACAGCACTAGGGTGGAGAGACTTAAGACGTTTCACCTGTATTTTACCATCTCTTATGCAATGGTCACATTGGTTATTCCTTTCCTCCTGTTCCTGGCCTCCACCGTCTTGCTCATGGCCTCCCTGTTCCAACCCGTGGAGCAGAAGAGA CACAGCACTGGCCACTACAGCTCCAGTGTGGAAACACACGCCACCGCCCTGAGCTCTCTTGCCatcttcctcatttccttcacCTCTTACTTGCTGACCCTACTCATCTCTATTATGAACATCTCATTGGATAAAAGGTCCTGGTTCTGGGCCTGGGAAGCTGTCATCTATGCTATAGTCTCAATTCACTCCCGTTCACTAATGCTGAGCAGCCCTAAATTGAAAGAGGTTTTAAAGATAAGGGGCTGGGGCCTAGAGGCTGCCTGGGGCACAGGGTACAACAAGACCTCTGGGCAAATGGGCATTGGCATTGACACAACTAAGGCCAAAAACCAGCATTGCTCTTACAGTCCCCCATGTGATAGTGATACACCATAA